The Caulifigura coniformis genome includes a region encoding these proteins:
- a CDS encoding DUF1501 domain-containing protein: MTPSLSQAIARRQFLGRTATGFGTAALASLLNPQVFAGPGAHSTLQFPAKAKRVIYLFMSGGPSHIDLFDYKPKLADYNNTELPGSVRMGQRITGMTAGQKAFPCAAPIFKFAQHGQSGAWVSELLPHTAKIVDDIAIIKSMNTEAINHDPATTFLQTGSQQPGRPSFGAWLSYGLGSANENLPAFIVMISQGSGNKTDQPIFSRLWGSGFIPSEHQGVRFRSGDDPVLYLSNPPGIDSDSRRRMLDGIGQLNEIASQAYGDPEIDARIAQYEMAYRMQTSVPDLTDLSSESKETLDMYGIKDDGVDGGFARNCLLARRMAERGVRFIQLMHRGWDQHSSLPKQIRGQCSDVDQPAAALITDLKQRGLLDETLVIWGGEFGRTVYSQGALTADNYGRDHHGRCFTMWAAGGGMKPGVSWGETDDYCYNIVKDPVHIHDLNATALRCLGIDHTKLTYRFQGRDFRLTDIHGTVVDGLMA; the protein is encoded by the coding sequence ATGACACCTTCACTTAGCCAGGCGATCGCCCGGCGGCAGTTCCTTGGGCGTACGGCCACGGGATTCGGGACAGCGGCCCTTGCATCGCTGCTCAATCCCCAGGTGTTCGCCGGTCCGGGCGCGCATTCGACGCTGCAGTTCCCGGCGAAGGCCAAGCGGGTGATTTACCTGTTCATGTCGGGCGGGCCGTCGCATATCGACCTGTTCGACTACAAGCCGAAGCTGGCCGACTACAACAACACGGAGCTTCCGGGCTCGGTGCGGATGGGGCAGCGGATCACCGGCATGACGGCGGGACAGAAGGCATTTCCGTGTGCTGCGCCGATCTTCAAGTTTGCCCAGCATGGACAGAGCGGCGCCTGGGTCAGCGAACTGCTGCCGCATACGGCGAAGATCGTCGACGATATCGCGATCATCAAGTCGATGAACACGGAGGCGATCAACCACGATCCGGCCACGACGTTTCTGCAGACGGGCTCGCAGCAGCCGGGCCGGCCGAGCTTCGGGGCCTGGTTGTCGTACGGGCTGGGCTCGGCCAACGAAAACCTTCCGGCGTTCATCGTGATGATCTCGCAGGGGAGCGGGAACAAGACCGACCAGCCGATCTTCTCGCGGCTGTGGGGGAGCGGATTCATTCCGAGCGAGCACCAGGGCGTGCGCTTTCGCTCGGGGGATGATCCGGTGCTGTACCTGTCGAATCCGCCGGGGATCGACAGCGACTCGCGGCGCCGGATGCTGGACGGCATCGGGCAGCTCAACGAGATCGCATCGCAGGCCTATGGCGATCCGGAAATCGACGCCCGCATCGCGCAGTATGAGATGGCCTACCGCATGCAGACGTCCGTCCCGGACCTGACCGACTTGTCCAGCGAATCGAAGGAAACGCTCGACATGTACGGAATCAAGGATGACGGAGTCGATGGCGGATTCGCCCGCAACTGCCTGCTGGCCCGGCGGATGGCCGAGCGCGGCGTGCGGTTCATCCAGCTGATGCATCGCGGATGGGACCAGCATTCGAGCCTGCCGAAGCAGATTCGCGGGCAGTGCAGCGACGTGGACCAGCCGGCCGCTGCGCTGATCACCGATCTCAAGCAGCGCGGGCTGCTGGATGAAACGCTCGTGATCTGGGGAGGAGAGTTCGGGCGAACCGTGTACAGCCAGGGGGCGCTGACGGCCGACAACTACGGCCGCGACCATCATGGCCGGTGTTTTACGATGTGGGCGGCCGGCGGGGGGATGAAGCCGGGCGTCAGCTGGGGAGAGACGGACGATTACTGCTACAACATCGTGAAGGATCCGGTCCACATTCACGACCTGAACGCGACGGCCCTGCGCTGCCTGGGGATCGACCACACGAAGCTGACGTACCGCTTCCAGGGCCGGGATTTCCGGCTGACCGACATCCACGGCACGGTGGTCGACGGGCTGATGGCGTGA
- the prfB gene encoding peptide chain release factor 2 (programmed frameshift), producing MEKELRLAAEALCKRIVQLKDSLDYDVRLNRVAEIESLMSAPNFWDNADKAQGTVAELRAANSFLKPVKGLMQRGDDLEAMVELADEDDSGEAEEEIRGMMPDIEKELDAAELQTAMAAPEDAGNAFMTIQAGEGGTESADFASMLMRMYIRWAVERGFEAEVLDQSDGEEAGIRNATLHIKGDYAFGLLKGETGNHRLIRVSPFDSAGRRHTSFAAVDVTPDLGDDAPIEIDFAQDVREDVFRSSGAGGQHVNKTSSAIRLTHLPTNVVVQCQNERSQHQNRAAARKMLAAKLYQMQQEKKEADVAARRGAKCKIGFGGQTIRNYVLQPEQFVKDTRSELKTNNPFEVLDGKLDEFIEAFLRWSLVQ from the exons ATGGAGAAAGAGCTTCGCCTCGCCGCAGAAGCCTTGTGCAAGCGCATCGTCCAACTAAAGGACTCTCTT GACTACGACGTCCGGCTGAACCGCGTCGCGGAAATTGAATCACTGATGTCGGCCCCCAACTTCTGGGACAACGCCGACAAGGCACAGGGGACCGTAGCGGAGCTGCGCGCGGCCAACTCGTTCCTCAAGCCCGTGAAGGGGCTGATGCAGCGCGGCGACGACCTGGAGGCGATGGTCGAGCTGGCCGACGAGGATGACTCGGGTGAGGCGGAAGAAGAGATTCGCGGCATGATGCCCGACATCGAGAAAGAACTCGATGCGGCCGAACTGCAAACGGCGATGGCGGCGCCGGAAGACGCCGGCAACGCTTTCATGACGATCCAGGCGGGTGAAGGCGGCACTGAATCGGCCGACTTCGCTTCGATGCTGATGCGGATGTACATCCGCTGGGCGGTGGAGCGCGGATTCGAGGCGGAGGTGCTTGACCAGTCCGACGGCGAAGAAGCTGGCATCCGCAATGCGACCCTGCATATCAAAGGGGACTACGCCTTCGGCCTGCTGAAGGGAGAAACCGGAAACCATCGGCTGATCCGCGTCAGCCCGTTCGATTCCGCCGGCCGGCGGCATACGTCGTTTGCCGCGGTCGACGTGACGCCGGACCTTGGCGACGACGCGCCGATCGAGATCGATTTCGCCCAGGACGTTCGCGAAGACGTGTTCCGCTCGAGCGGAGCTGGCGGTCAGCACGTCAACAAGACGAGTTCGGCCATCCGGCTGACGCACCTTCCGACGAACGTCGTCGTGCAGTGCCAGAACGAGCGGAGCCAGCACCAGAATCGGGCGGCCGCGCGGAAAATGCTGGCGGCCAAGCTGTACCAGATGCAGCAGGAGAAGAAGGAAGCGGACGTGGCGGCCCGCCGCGGGGCGAAGTGCAAGATCGGCTTCGGCGGTCAGACGATCCGCAACTATGTCCTGCAGCCGGAGCAGTTCGTCAAGGACACCCGCAGCGAACTGAAGACGAACAATCCGTTCGAAGTGCTCGACGGCAAGCTCGATGAATTCATCGAAGCGTTCCTGCGATGGAGCCTCGTGCAGTAG
- a CDS encoding CocE/NonD family hydrolase encodes MNSLCRLLCFVVVASASVFAASPATAQEVRPDGGVLLNVMMPLRDGVKLATDVYLPRAARGESPQKASTILIRTPYNKGTGKSAEGKYFSEHGYAVVIQDTRGRYSSEGTWHWMTDDGPDGVDCCAWIAKQPWSNGRIGMMGTSYVGGTQHAVAMAGSPHLKTVIPVDAVSNMGRQSMRNAGAFEMRFWNWIMLNAGKGSHAAQDPATAAVLTEMAAERHEYLKLQPPRPGTTPLKLAPEYESWLIEAMRHGANDSFWSQNNIVDFPEQYSEIPVYLVGGWYDSWAGNTTANYMALSGRLKSDVYLIMGPWIHGAQGSSSHGQVSFGKDAAISNPLAWRKVWFDHFLNGDDSGVGKVDPFQTKVRIFVMGTGDGTRDEKGRLNHGGSWRNENEWPLARAVATPFYFSPEGRLSTTKPGAGESATSFTFDPKDPVPTIGGNISSQNDIMLQGAWDQKGGPHVWNWLKLIPLSARNDILVFQTEPLAADTEVTGEIEVKLWISSTAVDTDFTAKLIDVYPPSADSPGGFDMNIGDGIVRARFRDSLKEERLMEPGTVYPVTVKLYPTSNVFKKGHRIRVDVSSSNFPRFDVNPNTGEPLAQNRRIETCVNTVYHDAGRPSQIVLPVIPGSR; translated from the coding sequence ATGAATTCGCTGTGTCGCCTTCTCTGCTTCGTTGTCGTTGCTTCTGCGTCTGTGTTCGCCGCATCTCCGGCCACCGCCCAGGAGGTGCGGCCGGATGGCGGCGTGCTGCTCAACGTCATGATGCCGCTGCGTGATGGCGTCAAGCTGGCGACAGACGTCTATCTCCCCAGGGCGGCCCGGGGGGAATCGCCACAGAAAGCCTCCACGATTCTGATCCGCACTCCCTACAACAAGGGGACGGGCAAATCGGCCGAAGGGAAATACTTCTCGGAGCATGGCTATGCCGTCGTCATCCAGGATACGCGCGGGCGGTATTCCTCGGAGGGAACGTGGCATTGGATGACCGATGACGGTCCGGACGGAGTCGATTGCTGCGCCTGGATTGCGAAGCAGCCGTGGTCGAACGGCCGGATCGGCATGATGGGAACCTCCTATGTTGGCGGAACCCAGCATGCCGTCGCGATGGCCGGGTCGCCCCACCTGAAGACCGTCATTCCCGTCGACGCCGTTTCCAACATGGGACGGCAGAGCATGCGGAACGCCGGCGCGTTCGAGATGCGGTTCTGGAACTGGATCATGCTCAACGCGGGGAAGGGGAGTCATGCCGCGCAGGACCCTGCGACCGCCGCCGTGCTCACCGAAATGGCCGCTGAACGGCACGAATACCTGAAGCTCCAGCCTCCCAGGCCGGGGACCACGCCACTGAAGCTGGCGCCCGAATACGAAAGCTGGCTCATCGAGGCGATGCGCCACGGGGCCAACGATTCCTTCTGGAGCCAGAACAACATCGTCGACTTCCCGGAGCAGTACTCGGAGATCCCGGTCTATCTCGTCGGCGGGTGGTACGACTCCTGGGCCGGCAATACGACGGCCAACTACATGGCCCTCAGCGGCCGGCTGAAAAGCGATGTCTATCTGATCATGGGCCCGTGGATTCACGGAGCACAGGGGAGTTCTTCGCACGGGCAGGTGTCGTTCGGCAAGGATGCGGCGATTTCCAATCCGCTGGCGTGGCGGAAGGTCTGGTTTGACCACTTCCTGAATGGCGACGACAGCGGCGTCGGCAAGGTCGATCCGTTTCAGACGAAGGTGCGGATCTTCGTCATGGGGACGGGCGACGGAACCAGGGACGAAAAGGGAAGGCTCAACCACGGCGGTTCCTGGCGGAACGAGAACGAGTGGCCGCTGGCCCGCGCCGTGGCCACCCCCTTCTACTTCAGCCCGGAAGGACGCCTGTCGACGACGAAGCCGGGCGCAGGCGAGTCGGCGACCTCGTTCACCTTCGATCCGAAGGACCCGGTCCCGACGATCGGGGGCAACATCTCATCGCAGAACGACATCATGCTGCAGGGGGCCTGGGACCAGAAAGGGGGGCCGCATGTCTGGAACTGGCTGAAGCTGATTCCGTTGTCCGCACGGAACGACATCCTCGTGTTCCAGACGGAACCGCTCGCGGCCGACACCGAGGTCACCGGCGAGATCGAAGTGAAGCTGTGGATCTCGTCGACGGCCGTCGACACCGATTTCACGGCCAAGCTGATCGACGTCTATCCGCCGAGCGCCGATTCTCCCGGCGGATTCGACATGAACATCGGGGACGGCATCGTCCGGGCGCGGTTCCGGGATTCTCTGAAGGAGGAGAGGCTCATGGAGCCGGGAACGGTCTATCCGGTGACCGTGAAGCTCTATCCGACGTCGAATGTGTTCAAGAAGGGGCACCGGATCCGGGTCGACGTTTCGAGCAGTAACTTTCCCCGGTTTGATGTGAACCCGAATACGGGCGAGCCGCTGGCGCAGAATCGGCGGATCGAGACCTGCGTGAATACGGTCTACCACGATGCCGGGCGGCCTTCGCAGATCGTGCTGCCGGTCATTCCGGGTTCGCGCTGA
- a CDS encoding M14 family zinc carboxypeptidase: MAHLDSARLLLIALLLLSPRMARAQQDKAASPNPNRVPDVATDLQYIDTGFENASPLWYEVEPDNVIKVHLLYDHERDAPNRANLHFHFKIHARPGSKLTLEFDNLDNVWNRMKSPVSRELKLAFVSPDDLDDDSWEPVPIQQLAAENRSRLTVEMTGPVLTIARVQPYLLRHLDRMLVQLRNHGDASLIDIKLIGETVEGRDLEIVRIGKETAPYRVFLRARAHPWESGGNWVLQGLVNQLLSGDEVAQKALERYCVYFLPMANKDGVVRGRSRFNLRGRDLNRNWDVPADRELAPENHALEKWLEAQIAAGRKPHLALELHNDGNGKLHINRPPGPDGERHYDRMKILEELLRARTWFREGTSISPGGGGTLGAGWLTRYGIDGAVHELNCNWLEGKQDFPSRTHWQDYGANLVSVFDDYFATVKP, translated from the coding sequence GTGGCCCACCTCGACTCTGCGCGCCTGCTGTTGATCGCACTGCTCCTCCTGTCGCCGAGGATGGCTCGGGCACAGCAGGACAAGGCCGCTTCACCGAATCCGAATCGTGTCCCGGACGTCGCAACGGACCTCCAGTACATCGACACGGGCTTCGAGAACGCCTCCCCGCTGTGGTACGAGGTCGAGCCCGACAATGTCATCAAGGTGCACCTGCTGTACGACCACGAACGCGATGCGCCCAACCGCGCCAACCTCCACTTCCATTTCAAGATCCACGCCAGGCCGGGCTCAAAGCTCACGCTCGAGTTCGACAACCTGGACAATGTGTGGAACCGGATGAAATCGCCCGTCTCGAGGGAGCTGAAACTCGCGTTCGTTTCCCCGGACGACCTGGATGACGACAGCTGGGAACCGGTTCCGATCCAGCAGTTGGCCGCGGAGAACCGGTCGCGGCTGACCGTGGAAATGACAGGCCCCGTGCTCACGATCGCCCGAGTCCAGCCCTATCTCCTCCGGCATCTCGACCGGATGCTCGTCCAGCTGCGCAATCATGGCGACGCATCGCTCATCGACATCAAACTCATCGGTGAAACGGTCGAAGGTCGCGACCTCGAGATCGTCCGGATCGGCAAGGAGACGGCACCTTACCGCGTCTTCCTCCGGGCCCGCGCTCATCCGTGGGAATCGGGAGGCAACTGGGTCCTGCAGGGCCTCGTCAATCAACTGTTGAGCGGCGACGAAGTCGCACAGAAGGCGCTCGAGCGATACTGCGTCTACTTCCTGCCGATGGCCAACAAGGACGGAGTTGTCCGCGGACGCAGTCGGTTCAACCTGCGGGGACGCGACCTGAACCGCAACTGGGACGTTCCCGCCGATCGGGAACTGGCACCTGAGAATCATGCTCTCGAGAAGTGGCTCGAAGCGCAGATCGCGGCCGGGCGGAAACCGCACCTCGCCCTGGAGCTTCACAACGACGGCAACGGCAAGCTGCACATCAACCGCCCGCCCGGCCCGGACGGGGAACGGCATTACGACCGCATGAAGATCCTGGAAGAGTTGCTGCGGGCGCGCACCTGGTTCCGGGAAGGAACCTCGATCAGTCCCGGCGGGGGTGGGACGCTGGGGGCTGGCTGGCTGACGCGGTACGGCATCGATGGCGCCGTCCACGAGCTCAACTGCAACTGGCTGGAGGGAAAGCAGGACTTCCCCTCACGCACGCACTGGCAGGACTACGGGGCGAATCTCGTCTCGGTCTTCGACGACTACTTCGCGACAGTGAAGCCGTAG
- a CDS encoding phytanoyl-CoA dioxygenase family protein produces the protein MTNTPEFQRNGYHLAKGAVGDAPISEWLRAASRRMESAPEGLVSRHGEPYAMRGIVAQCPYIAACIRESILPRLIRPLLGREARLVRSLLLDKTPDNNWGVPWHRDLNIAVKNKGDVPGFNGWREKGEGWYVEPPFELLQKMVTARIHLDDCLADDGPLSVIPGSHEWPSLSWESIVERANDAEASEIHAHRGDALLMRPLLVHSSHRALKPSHRRVLHLEFCAEELPAGLEWCD, from the coding sequence ATGACGAATACGCCGGAATTCCAACGAAACGGTTACCATCTTGCGAAGGGAGCGGTTGGCGATGCGCCGATCAGCGAGTGGCTTCGTGCGGCTTCCCGGCGGATGGAGAGCGCTCCGGAGGGACTCGTCAGCCGCCACGGCGAGCCCTACGCGATGCGGGGAATCGTGGCCCAGTGCCCCTACATTGCGGCATGCATCCGGGAATCGATTCTGCCCCGGCTGATCCGGCCGCTGCTCGGGCGGGAGGCCCGGCTGGTCCGCAGCCTGCTGCTCGACAAAACTCCGGACAATAACTGGGGCGTTCCGTGGCACCGCGATCTCAACATTGCGGTGAAGAACAAAGGGGATGTTCCGGGCTTCAACGGCTGGCGTGAAAAAGGAGAAGGCTGGTACGTCGAGCCTCCCTTCGAGCTCCTTCAGAAAATGGTGACGGCGCGCATCCACCTGGACGACTGCCTCGCCGATGATGGGCCCCTGTCCGTCATTCCCGGATCGCACGAATGGCCGTCGCTCTCGTGGGAATCGATTGTCGAGCGTGCCAATGACGCCGAGGCGAGCGAGATCCATGCCCACCGCGGCGACGCCCTCCTGATGCGTCCGTTGCTCGTCCACTCGTCCCATCGGGCGCTGAAGCCAAGCCATCGCCGTGTGCTGCACCTCGAATTCTGCGCTGAAGAACTCCCCGCCGGTCTGGAATGGTGCGACTGA
- a CDS encoding NADPH-dependent assimilatory sulfite reductase hemoprotein subunit — MSTTSVNAPERTAESPLRNAPMSEEVKVSKVEILKEGSHALRGTIVEELSPQFVAMCEDNCNVLKHHGSYQQDDRDFRGSDGKHYMFMVRSRIPGGRLTAQQVLTELDLCEEFGNGTLRITDRQGFQLHGVLKKDLRSAIKGINDAKLTTLGACGDVNRNVMCCPAPYKNNKVHQEMQDLANRLANHLRPRTSAYYEIWLKPQDGEEQDAEKVHEYLCTVPTGPEHVDEEPIYGKVYLPRKFKIGISLPEDSCIDVYAQDLGFLAVVENDQIIGYNILVGGSMGMTPANKKTFPAVAKRMAFCTPDQVIQVAEAIVKVQRDNGNREDRKQARMKYLVAAKGVEWFRKQTELYCGFPLADLHPTDVTGCDDHIGWHEQGDGKLFLGINVDNGRLKDEGDLRLKTGLRAVLRKYGMDCRNTALQGFILCDIDPSEKENINRMLAEHGIRSAEEWSIPRRLSIACPAYPTCGLAVTEAERAMPSVMDAIENVLAQNDLLGDRIAVHMTGCPNGCARPYSPDVGLVGKARNKYTIYLGGNTNCTRIGFLWQDMVPQEEIATRLAPIFSRYRNERQAGECFGDFCHRLGKEGLASA; from the coding sequence ATGTCCACTACGTCAGTCAATGCTCCCGAACGGACGGCGGAATCGCCGCTCCGGAATGCTCCGATGTCTGAAGAAGTCAAAGTCAGCAAAGTCGAAATCCTGAAGGAAGGCAGCCACGCGCTGCGGGGCACGATCGTCGAGGAGCTGTCGCCGCAGTTCGTCGCCATGTGCGAGGACAACTGCAACGTTCTCAAGCACCACGGTTCCTATCAGCAGGACGACCGTGATTTCCGCGGGTCCGACGGCAAGCATTACATGTTCATGGTCCGCTCCCGCATCCCGGGCGGACGCCTCACCGCACAGCAGGTGCTGACCGAACTCGATCTCTGCGAGGAATTCGGAAACGGAACCCTCCGCATCACAGACCGCCAGGGCTTCCAGCTCCACGGCGTCCTCAAGAAAGACCTCCGCTCGGCGATCAAAGGGATCAACGACGCGAAGCTGACGACGCTCGGCGCCTGCGGCGACGTGAACCGCAACGTCATGTGCTGCCCCGCGCCGTACAAGAACAACAAGGTTCACCAGGAGATGCAGGACCTGGCGAACCGGTTGGCGAACCATCTCCGCCCGCGCACCTCGGCCTACTATGAAATCTGGCTCAAGCCGCAGGACGGCGAAGAGCAGGACGCCGAGAAGGTGCACGAATACCTGTGCACCGTGCCGACGGGCCCGGAACACGTTGATGAAGAGCCGATCTACGGCAAGGTGTACCTGCCGCGGAAGTTCAAGATCGGCATCTCACTTCCGGAAGACAGCTGCATCGACGTCTATGCCCAGGACCTCGGCTTCCTGGCGGTTGTCGAGAACGACCAGATCATCGGGTACAACATTCTTGTCGGCGGCAGCATGGGCATGACGCCCGCCAACAAGAAGACGTTCCCGGCCGTCGCCAAGCGGATGGCCTTCTGCACGCCCGACCAGGTCATCCAGGTGGCCGAAGCGATCGTGAAGGTGCAGCGGGACAACGGCAATCGTGAGGACCGCAAGCAGGCCCGCATGAAGTACCTCGTCGCCGCGAAGGGCGTTGAGTGGTTCCGGAAGCAGACGGAACTCTACTGTGGCTTCCCTCTCGCCGACCTGCACCCGACCGACGTCACCGGCTGCGACGACCATATCGGCTGGCACGAACAGGGCGACGGCAAGCTGTTCCTCGGGATTAACGTCGACAACGGCCGGCTCAAGGATGAGGGCGACCTGCGTCTGAAAACCGGCCTTCGCGCCGTCCTTCGCAAGTATGGGATGGACTGCCGCAACACGGCGCTGCAGGGCTTCATCCTCTGCGACATCGATCCTTCGGAAAAGGAAAACATCAACCGCATGCTGGCGGAACACGGGATCCGGAGCGCCGAGGAATGGTCAATTCCCCGCCGGCTCTCGATCGCCTGCCCGGCCTATCCGACGTGCGGCCTCGCCGTCACCGAAGCCGAACGGGCGATGCCCTCGGTGATGGACGCCATTGAAAACGTTCTGGCCCAGAACGACCTTCTGGGAGACCGGATTGCGGTTCACATGACGGGCTGCCCCAACGGCTGTGCCCGTCCCTATTCGCCCGATGTCGGCCTCGTCGGCAAGGCCCGGAATAAGTACACGATCTACCTCGGCGGCAACACGAACTGCACGCGGATCGGTTTCCTCTGGCAGGACATGGTCCCGCAGGAGGAAATCGCGACTCGGCTCGCCCCGATCTTCTCCCGCTACCGCAACGAGCGACAGGCCGGGGAATGCTTCGGCGACTTCTGTCACCGGCTTGGCAAAGAAGGACTGGCTTCGGCGTAG
- a CDS encoding GNAT family N-acetyltransferase, translating to MNWRHDDWGGDLPVVAAERVVLRPLSEGDTDSLFELFSDREVMRFWSSLPMSSRDDAVALLQEIRDHFAARRLFQWGIADRVSNQVVGTCTLLNLDYANLRAEIGFALNRRYWGTGLAREGVSALVAFAFDTLGLERIEADTDPRNERCRRLLTRLGFREEGLLRERWRVGGEVQDSLILGLLKSEWTTD from the coding sequence ATGAATTGGCGACACGATGACTGGGGGGGCGACCTGCCCGTAGTGGCCGCTGAACGCGTCGTGCTCCGCCCGCTCTCCGAAGGGGATACGGATTCGCTCTTCGAACTGTTCTCCGACCGCGAAGTGATGCGGTTCTGGAGTTCACTGCCCATGTCGTCGCGGGATGACGCGGTCGCCCTGCTCCAGGAGATCCGTGACCATTTCGCCGCCCGACGCCTGTTCCAGTGGGGGATTGCGGACCGCGTGTCCAATCAGGTTGTCGGGACATGCACGCTGCTGAATCTCGACTACGCCAACCTGCGGGCGGAAATCGGGTTCGCCCTGAATCGCCGCTACTGGGGGACAGGACTGGCGCGCGAGGGCGTGTCGGCCCTCGTGGCGTTCGCGTTTGACACGCTTGGGCTTGAGCGGATTGAAGCCGACACCGATCCGCGAAATGAGCGTTGCCGACGCCTGTTAACCCGGCTCGGATTTCGTGAAGAGGGCCTGCTCCGCGAGCGCTGGCGCGTTGGCGGCGAAGTGCAGGACTCGCTGATCCTGGGCCTGTTGAAGTCGGAGTGGACGACAGACTGA
- a CDS encoding YeiH family protein, which yields MMPTAEPSAPVPEIVPSTPSMRTHEDWWSIYCGAFFLAVAFLAVWMAKPADLAEKISAGETVKVSSPLSRWLAFPGSWTSNPIDAFIKPATEKSPAMNVLPGMLGAFFAIGIVFGIAMQVRRGEGEKFLRAFPVVFLLAALSFVLAGQSLIKAYNLEYALWALLVGLVICNTIGTPDWLRPAVATEFYIKTGLVLLGAEVLMSRLLALGAPGVFVSWVCTPITLIATYIFGQRILKIESRSLNMVISADMSVCGVSAAIATAAACKAKKEELSLAIGLSLIFTVGMMVVMPAIINAVNMDQTLAGAWLGGTIDSTGAVAAAGALVGTQALETATTVKMIQNILIGVIAFGVSVYWVTFVERNPGGQRLGVGEIWKRFPRFIIGFFLASVVFSVLFSTLTGGPELIGAMTKGTTIPLRSWLFCLAFVSIGLETNFRELAPYLKGGKALTLYVVGQTLNLCLTLAMAWLMFRVIFREDLPTP from the coding sequence ATGATGCCGACTGCCGAACCGTCCGCGCCTGTTCCGGAAATCGTCCCGTCAACCCCCAGTATGCGGACCCACGAAGACTGGTGGTCGATCTACTGCGGAGCGTTTTTCCTCGCGGTTGCGTTTCTCGCGGTCTGGATGGCGAAGCCGGCCGACCTCGCTGAGAAAATCTCGGCCGGTGAAACGGTGAAGGTCTCCAGCCCTCTCTCGAGGTGGCTTGCGTTTCCCGGCTCGTGGACGTCGAACCCTATCGACGCCTTCATCAAGCCGGCCACCGAGAAATCTCCGGCCATGAACGTTCTCCCCGGCATGCTCGGGGCATTCTTCGCAATCGGAATCGTCTTCGGCATCGCCATGCAGGTTCGCCGCGGAGAGGGCGAAAAGTTTCTGAGAGCATTCCCCGTCGTCTTCCTGCTGGCTGCCCTGTCGTTCGTTCTCGCGGGGCAAAGCCTGATCAAGGCGTACAATCTCGAATACGCTCTCTGGGCCCTGCTGGTGGGACTGGTGATCTGCAACACCATCGGAACTCCCGACTGGCTGCGTCCAGCGGTGGCAACCGAGTTCTACATCAAGACGGGCCTCGTGCTCCTTGGGGCCGAAGTTCTCATGAGCCGGCTGCTCGCACTGGGGGCTCCGGGAGTGTTCGTGTCATGGGTCTGCACGCCGATCACCCTGATCGCCACCTACATCTTCGGACAGCGGATTCTCAAGATCGAGTCGCGCTCGCTGAACATGGTGATTTCGGCCGACATGTCGGTCTGCGGCGTCTCCGCGGCGATCGCCACGGCCGCCGCCTGTAAGGCGAAGAAGGAAGAACTCTCGCTGGCGATCGGCCTCTCCCTGATTTTCACCGTCGGGATGATGGTGGTGATGCCAGCCATCATTAACGCCGTGAACATGGATCAGACCCTCGCGGGCGCCTGGCTTGGCGGAACGATCGACTCCACCGGCGCCGTGGCTGCGGCGGGTGCGCTCGTCGGCACACAGGCCCTCGAAACTGCGACCACGGTCAAGATGATCCAGAATATCCTGATCGGAGTCATCGCCTTTGGCGTCTCGGTCTACTGGGTCACGTTTGTTGAGCGAAATCCAGGGGGGCAGCGGCTCGGCGTCGGCGAAATCTGGAAACGGTTTCCCCGCTTCATCATCGGCTTCTTTCTGGCTTCGGTCGTCTTTTCAGTCCTCTTCAGCACGCTCACAGGCGGCCCCGAATTGATTGGCGCCATGACCAAAGGGACCACGATCCCGCTGCGAAGCTGGCTGTTCTGCCTGGCCTTCGTGAGCATTGGCCTAGAAACGAACTTCCGCGAACTGGCTCCCTATCTCAAGGGTGGAAAGGCGCTCACGCTCTACGTCGTCGGCCAGACACTCAACCTCTGCCTGACGCTTGCGATGGCCTGGCTCATGTTCCGCGTGATCTTCCGCGAGGACCTGCCGACGCCATGA